The Clostridioides sp. ES-S-0010-02 genome window below encodes:
- a CDS encoding amidohydrolase: protein MNDSNKKFIMDYIDKIQGELRDISDKIWKNPELQYKEYYASNLQKEYLKKHDFSVDELEDMDTAFVASYGESKPVIAVLGEYDALDGLSQKVSITKEPISDGGAGHGCGHNLLGTGSIGVVIAIKELIKLKKLKGTIKYYGCPAEEDLSGKVLMIKKGFFNGIDCAFSWHPFDINTPIRIPTLANYSVKFRYKGVSAHAAQAPYNGRSALDAVELMNIGCNYLREHIFDSCRVHYVTTNGGKMPNIVPDFAEVWYYIRGVKMEHVRDVFDRIVDIAKGAALMTGTSMEYNIVSGVYDYIPNTILTDVLSKNMKLIGVQKYDEDDYYFAKKLVETVSIDKRISVSSVLSGNKEITKMNLHDEVTDDTFTHNNCISLSLDIGDVSYITPTAQCSCSVWPIGISAHTWQSCASAGSDMGFKAMLLASKSIACSINDVMLDESIVDKAKKELKDTLGSFEYTPII from the coding sequence ATAAATGATTCAAATAAAAAATTTATAATGGATTATATAGATAAAATACAAGGAGAGTTAAGAGATATATCAGATAAAATATGGAAAAATCCAGAACTTCAATATAAAGAATATTATGCTTCAAACTTACAAAAAGAATATTTAAAAAAACATGATTTTAGTGTAGATGAATTAGAGGATATGGATACAGCATTTGTAGCTAGCTATGGAGAAAGTAAGCCAGTTATAGCAGTTTTAGGTGAATATGATGCATTAGATGGTTTGTCTCAAAAAGTATCCATTACAAAAGAACCTATTTCAGATGGTGGTGCGGGTCATGGTTGTGGACATAATTTACTTGGTACGGGTTCAATAGGAGTTGTAATTGCAATAAAGGAACTAATCAAACTAAAAAAATTGAAAGGAACTATAAAATATTATGGATGTCCAGCAGAAGAAGATTTGTCAGGAAAAGTATTAATGATAAAAAAAGGTTTCTTTAATGGAATTGATTGTGCATTTAGTTGGCATCCATTTGATATAAACACTCCAATAAGAATTCCAACTCTTGCTAATTATTCTGTAAAGTTTAGATACAAGGGTGTTAGCGCACATGCAGCACAAGCTCCTTATAACGGAAGAAGTGCACTTGATGCAGTGGAACTTATGAACATAGGCTGTAACTATTTAAGAGAGCATATATTTGATAGCTGTAGAGTTCATTATGTAACTACTAATGGTGGAAAAATGCCAAACATAGTTCCAGACTTTGCAGAAGTATGGTATTACATAAGAGGAGTTAAAATGGAGCATGTAAGAGATGTATTTGACAGAATTGTTGATATAGCAAAAGGAGCAGCATTGATGACTGGTACTAGTATGGAATATAATATTGTAAGTGGAGTATATGACTATATTCCAAATACAATATTAACAGATGTTTTATCAAAAAACATGAAATTGATAGGAGTACAAAAGTATGATGAAGATGACTACTATTTTGCAAAAAAATTAGTTGAAACAGTTTCTATAGATAAAAGAATTAGTGTGTCTAGTGTATTAAGTGGAAACAAGGAAATTACTAAGATGAATCTACATGATGAAGTTACAGATGATACCTTTACTCATAATAACTGTATATCACTATCATTAGATATTGGAGATGTTAGTTACATAACTCCCACAGCACAATGTTCTTGTTCAGTTTGGCCTATTGGTATTTCTGCTCATACATGGCAATCTTGCGCTAGTGCAGGTTCTGACATGGGATTTAAAGCGATGTTGTTAGCATCAAAATCTATAGCATGTTCAATAAATGATGTAATGCTTGATGAATCTATTGTAGATAAAGCAAAAAAGGAATTAAAAGATACTTTAGGCAGTTTTGAATATACTCCAATTATTTAA
- a CDS encoding TetR/AcrR family transcriptional regulator C-terminal domain-containing protein, which produces MKKVSVDRRTIRTKKMIRSALAELIDEKGFNNISVTDLTQRADINRGTFYLHYVDKYDLLEKIENEIIQEIEEETKHLDSVNMMNMDASNEPLPFMVKLFEYFRKNSVIIKSILGPKGDPTFERKIKKFIEINLFEKQKLKNFNIDEAIISEEYFIQYILSADLGVIQYWLEKNMKESPDEMALILARMSLLGPLRAVGIRKDS; this is translated from the coding sequence ATGAAAAAAGTATCTGTTGATAGAAGAACAATACGTACTAAAAAAATGATTAGGTCTGCATTAGCAGAGTTAATAGATGAGAAAGGATTTAACAATATATCAGTTACTGACTTAACTCAAAGGGCAGATATAAATAGAGGAACCTTCTACCTGCATTATGTTGATAAGTATGACTTGTTAGAGAAAATTGAAAATGAAATAATACAGGAAATTGAAGAAGAGACTAAGCACCTTGATTCAGTCAACATGATGAACATGGATGCCTCAAATGAACCTCTTCCATTTATGGTAAAGCTTTTTGAATATTTTAGAAAAAATTCAGTAATTATTAAATCTATTTTAGGTCCAAAAGGTGACCCTACCTTTGAAAGAAAAATAAAAAAATTTATTGAAATCAATCTGTTTGAGAAACAAAAATTAAAAAATTTTAACATAGATGAGGCAATAATTTCGGAAGAATATTTTATACAATATATACTTTCAGCGGACTTAGGTGTAATTCAATATTGGCTTGAAAAAAACATGAAAGAATCTCCTGATGAAATGGCACTGATACTTGCTAGAATGTCGTTACTTGGTCCATTAAGAGCAGTAGGTATTCGTAAAGACTCATAA
- a CDS encoding ribose ABC transporter permease has translation MSSITKHKENASSPLLSKLTSVFKDQGSAAIGLVIIFIIMSVASSNFLTLDNLINVGRQISINAILAVGMTFVIITGGIDLSVGAVIALVGTFWATTVVNYNAPVWVGMLLALAIGTILGIIKGAIISTQKLPPFIVTLAMLTIISGASFVFTGGRPISVNTDAFKMLGRGYVGPIPIPVIIMIIVVIAGHFLLKRTDFGRHVHAVGGNEEAARLCGVKVNKVIVKVYALAGLLTALAGIILSSRLASGSPTVGDGAELDAIAAVVLGGTNMMGGSGSIVGTCIGVGIIGILGNGLNLLSVSSYNQMIIKGLVMLFAIWINNIKLKKSAKVK, from the coding sequence ATGAGTTCAATAACTAAGCATAAAGAAAATGCTTCATCTCCATTATTATCAAAATTAACAAGTGTATTTAAAGACCAGGGGAGTGCAGCTATAGGACTTGTAATAATTTTTATAATAATGAGTGTAGCTTCATCTAATTTTTTAACTTTAGATAATTTAATTAATGTTGGAAGACAAATATCAATAAATGCAATTCTTGCAGTAGGGATGACTTTTGTAATAATTACAGGAGGAATAGACTTAAGTGTAGGAGCAGTAATTGCTTTAGTAGGTACATTTTGGGCTACAACAGTAGTGAATTACAATGCACCTGTATGGGTTGGTATGTTACTGGCATTAGCAATTGGAACAATACTAGGTATCATAAAAGGTGCAATTATTTCGACACAAAAATTACCACCATTTATCGTAACTTTAGCTATGTTGACAATAATAAGTGGAGCAAGCTTTGTGTTTACAGGAGGGAGACCTATATCAGTAAACACAGATGCATTTAAGATGCTTGGTAGAGGATATGTTGGACCAATACCAATACCAGTTATAATTATGATTATAGTCGTAATAGCAGGACATTTTCTCTTAAAAAGAACTGATTTTGGACGCCATGTACATGCTGTAGGTGGGAATGAAGAAGCAGCTAGACTATGTGGAGTAAAAGTAAATAAAGTTATAGTTAAAGTATATGCCTTAGCTGGATTATTAACAGCTTTAGCTGGAATAATATTATCTTCACGTTTAGCATCAGGTTCACCAACTGTTGGAGATGGAGCCGAATTGGATGCTATAGCAGCAGTTGTGCTTGGAGGTACTAATATGATGGGTGGTTCTGGTTCTATAGTAGGTACATGTATAGGTGTTGGAATAATAGGAATATTAGGAAATGGATTAAACCTATTGAGTGTATCTTCATATAATCAGATGATTATAAAAGGTTTGGTAATGTTATTTGCTATATGGATAAATAACATAAAATTAAAAAAATCAGCTAAAGTAAAATAA
- a CDS encoding M20 family metallopeptidase, which translates to MKKILLDTLNSNKKEYIDYLKELVSIKTEDVGHGILGGFEKEGQEYIEKLANSIGFSVNRQEMSEDLIKKAKDIYKEGNLGHNYDDRYNLICKYSDNLPGKTIVFNGHVDTMPPGDIKKWRYNPYCATEDKGKLYGLGTADMKSGLMASILAVKLIKDSGLNIPGNIKVMSVVDEEGGGNGTINAVMNGIDGDYCVICEPSEKDIIIAHMGFVFFEVEVKGVSLHCGSKWEGVNAIEKAMLLLQDIKELEHNWLMRYKHALLPPPTINLGVINGGTAGSTVPDKCVFNLCVHFLPNTMSYEQVVEDITKVIMTRADGDLWLKDNKPEINIYQSGLGFEMDKQSEFIVNTQKILEETLERKLNIKGSTAGNDARLMKNLAKIPTLILGPGSIEQCHSIDEYVEIQEYLDSILMYASLILNL; encoded by the coding sequence ATGAAAAAAATTCTCTTAGATACATTAAATAGCAATAAAAAAGAATATATAGACTATTTAAAAGAGCTTGTAAGTATCAAAACCGAAGATGTAGGTCATGGAATACTAGGTGGATTTGAAAAGGAAGGTCAAGAATATATTGAAAAACTTGCAAATTCCATAGGTTTTAGTGTAAATAGGCAAGAAATGAGCGAAGATTTAATTAAAAAGGCAAAAGACATATATAAAGAAGGTAATCTAGGTCACAATTATGATGATAGATATAATTTAATATGTAAGTACAGTGATAATTTGCCTGGTAAGACAATAGTTTTTAATGGTCATGTAGATACTATGCCACCTGGTGATATAAAAAAATGGAGATATAATCCATATTGTGCTACAGAAGATAAAGGGAAGCTTTATGGACTTGGAACTGCAGATATGAAATCTGGTCTAATGGCTTCAATATTAGCTGTAAAACTTATAAAAGATAGTGGCTTAAATATACCTGGCAATATAAAGGTAATGTCAGTGGTAGATGAAGAAGGCGGAGGAAATGGAACTATAAATGCAGTTATGAATGGAATTGATGGAGATTACTGTGTAATTTGTGAACCATCAGAGAAAGACATAATAATTGCACATATGGGATTTGTATTCTTTGAGGTTGAAGTTAAAGGTGTATCTCTCCACTGTGGAAGTAAGTGGGAAGGTGTAAATGCTATAGAAAAGGCGATGTTATTACTCCAAGATATAAAAGAGTTAGAACATAATTGGCTTATGAGATATAAACATGCTTTATTACCTCCACCTACAATAAATCTAGGCGTAATAAATGGTGGAACAGCAGGCTCTACTGTACCAGATAAATGTGTATTTAATTTATGTGTACATTTCTTGCCAAATACAATGAGTTATGAGCAAGTTGTGGAAGATATAACTAAGGTTATAATGACAAGAGCTGATGGAGATTTGTGGCTTAAAGATAATAAACCAGAGATAAATATATATCAATCAGGATTAGGTTTTGAGATGGACAAGCAATCTGAATTTATAGTTAATACTCAAAAGATATTAGAAGAAACCTTAGAAAGAAAGCTAAATATAAAGGGGTCAACGGCTGGAAATGATGCAAGACTGATGAAAAACTTAGCTAAAATCCCAACACTAATATTAGGGCCAGGTTCAATAGAACAATGTCATTCAATAGATGAGTATGTTGAAATTCAAGAGTATTTAGACAGTATACTTATGTATGCCAGTCTAATATTAAACTTATAA
- a CDS encoding helix-turn-helix domain-containing protein yields MREEINDCSCNIIHEEIVTEAKSTMPDEEMLYDLAELFKVFGDTTRVKILYALFANEMCVCDIASLLNMTHSAISHQLRVLKQARLVKFRREGKTVYYSLDDSHISQIFDCGLNHIRETYK; encoded by the coding sequence ATGAGAGAAGAGATAAATGATTGTAGTTGTAATATAATACATGAGGAAATAGTAACAGAAGCTAAGTCAACTATGCCAGATGAAGAAATGTTATATGATTTAGCAGAATTATTTAAAGTATTTGGAGATACTACTAGAGTAAAGATATTATATGCATTATTTGCAAATGAAATGTGTGTATGTGATATAGCAAGTTTATTAAATATGACTCACTCTGCAATATCTCACCAACTTAGAGTATTAAAACAGGCTAGGTTAGTAAAATTTAGAAGAGAAGGAAAGACGGTATATTACTCATTAGATGATAGCCATATAAGTCAAATATTTGACTGTGGATTAAATCATATTAGAGAGACTTATAAATGA
- a CDS encoding HAD-IB family hydrolase, with amino-acid sequence MKNIAAFFDIDGTLYRDSLMVEHFKKLIKYDIIDQKNWYKHARDTFMDWDKRQGNYDDYLLEICNLYVDSLKGLDKTCINFTSDQVIKLKADRVYKYTRSRIDWHLNQGHIVIFISGSPGFLVEKMAKKYNVTDFLGSDYVFEDDIFTGTVIPMWDSISKNNAINDFVVKYDLDLSNSYAYGDTNGDINMLKRVGNPIAINPTKELLAQISLNKEISKNVEIIVERKDIIYSLSTDVNMVDI; translated from the coding sequence ATGAAAAATATAGCAGCTTTTTTTGATATAGATGGTACTCTTTATAGGGACTCTCTTATGGTTGAACATTTTAAGAAATTAATTAAATATGATATAATTGACCAAAAAAATTGGTATAAACACGCCAGAGATACATTTATGGATTGGGATAAAAGACAAGGCAACTATGATGATTACTTACTAGAAATATGTAATCTTTATGTTGACTCCTTAAAAGGCTTAGACAAAACTTGCATTAATTTTACAAGTGACCAAGTAATTAAATTAAAAGCAGATAGAGTTTATAAATACACACGTTCAAGAATAGATTGGCATTTAAATCAAGGTCACATAGTTATCTTTATTTCTGGCAGCCCTGGGTTTTTGGTTGAAAAAATGGCTAAAAAATACAATGTAACTGACTTCTTAGGAAGTGATTATGTATTTGAAGATGATATATTTACAGGAACAGTCATACCAATGTGGGATTCTATAAGTAAAAATAACGCTATAAATGATTTTGTTGTAAAATATGATTTAGACCTATCAAATTCGTACGCTTATGGAGATACTAATGGCGATATAAATATGCTAAAAAGAGTTGGAAATCCAATAGCAATAAATCCTACAAAAGAACTTTTGGCTCAAATATCACTTAATAAGGAAATTTCTAAAAATGTTGAAATAATAGTAGAAAGAAAAGACATTATCTATTCTTTATCTACAGATGTGAATATGGTAGATATTTAA
- a CDS encoding nitroreductase family protein: MNNLDKNNVNEVLDMLLRTRRSIRSFTKEVPSKELVEKIIETGRLAPYAILAVAKQTDFRHFFVISNNSLQMDKIKTILIDVIKTQISTHEKKADNDIALQSFITSLKMQVKKGVLGVGSAPYLIIVAERRGIPAIEQKSLSHVMQNMWLKATALGLGFELVSVIGRLSNNKDFCDILGVPTGEYGFDACTIGFPTTSVIKEGRAIPHPSIKWI; the protein is encoded by the coding sequence ATGAACAATTTAGATAAAAACAATGTTAATGAAGTTTTGGATATGCTATTAAGAACTCGAAGATCCATAAGAAGTTTTACAAAAGAAGTACCTTCAAAAGAACTGGTTGAAAAAATAATTGAAACTGGAAGACTTGCACCTTATGCAATACTTGCAGTAGCAAAACAAACAGATTTCAGACATTTCTTTGTTATCTCAAATAACAGTTTACAAATGGATAAAATAAAAACTATTCTTATTGATGTTATTAAAACTCAAATATCAACCCATGAGAAGAAGGCCGATAATGACATAGCTCTACAATCCTTCATTACTTCTTTAAAGATGCAAGTTAAAAAAGGGGTTCTTGGTGTAGGGTCAGCACCTTATCTTATTATTGTGGCAGAACGTCGTGGAATACCAGCCATAGAACAAAAGTCATTATCTCATGTTATGCAGAATATGTGGCTTAAAGCAACTGCTTTAGGATTAGGTTTTGAACTTGTTAGTGTAATAGGAAGATTAAGTAATAATAAAGATTTTTGCGATATTTTAGGAGTACCAACAGGTGAATATGGCTTTGATGCCTGTACAATTGGTTTCCCTACAACATCTGTAATTAAGGAAGGCAGAGCCATTCCTCATCCATCAATAAAATGGATATAA
- the cadA gene encoding cadmium-translocating P-type ATPase, giving the protein MEANNIIKKEFVLGGLNCAHCAEEINNKVSKLQEVKSSNLNFINKKLTVNIENSFDEENTIEKIIEIIDSTEPGLNIQISSKDNTIANKTSAKKELILGGLNCAHCAEEINNKVSKLKEVESSNLNFVNKKLTVNIISTFEEDAVINKIKEIIDSTEPGLDIQVESSDKTKSRTVEKSETVSDTNKKELIPLIIGALVYIFGIYQTATGFESQFSNIVFIVAYVIVGGDVLLRAIRNISKGRVFDENFLMALATVGALLIGELSEAVGVMLFYKVGEYLQGVAVGKSRKSITSLMQIRPDYANLKVNSEVKVVSPEEVNIGDIIVVKPGEKVPLDGVVVDGVSMLDTSALTGESVLREVEKGDEILSGVINKNALLTIEVTKSFGESTVSKILDLVENSSIKKSKTENFISKFSRYYTPVVVIAALLIAFVPPLVISGEVFSDWLYRGLIFLVVSCPCALVLSIPLSFFSGIGFASKNGILIKGSNYLEALRSVDTVVFDKTGTLTKGVFNVTKLNPVGISEEELLQYAVLAEVNSNHPIAKSILSYYSKKIDLNTIDSYEEIAAYGIRVKYNGQLILAGNEKLMKKENILYSPAKEVGTVVYIAVDKMYRGYIVISDEIKEDSKNAIRSLKSIGVKKVVMLTGDNEKVAKNIAKELELDTVYSNLLPNEKVDRLEELYEGRTEKEKIAFVGDGINDAPVLARADVGIAMGGLGSDAAIEAADVVLMTDEPSKISKAIEIANKTNKIVWQNIIFALGVKVIVMALGAGGIATMWEAIFADVGVALIAVLNAMRAMR; this is encoded by the coding sequence ATGGAAGCAAATAATATAATTAAAAAGGAATTTGTATTAGGAGGATTGAATTGTGCGCATTGTGCAGAAGAGATTAACAACAAAGTTTCTAAGCTACAAGAGGTTAAGTCTTCTAATCTAAATTTTATAAATAAAAAACTTACAGTAAATATAGAAAATAGTTTTGATGAAGAAAATACTATAGAAAAGATAATAGAGATAATAGATTCAACAGAACCAGGACTTAATATACAAATAAGCTCTAAAGACAATACAATAGCCAACAAAACATCAGCTAAAAAGGAGCTTATATTAGGAGGGTTAAATTGTGCACATTGTGCAGAAGAGATTAACAACAAAGTTTCTAAACTAAAAGAGGTTGAATCTTCTAATTTGAATTTTGTAAATAAAAAACTTACAGTAAACATAATAAGTACTTTTGAAGAAGATGCTGTTATAAATAAAATAAAAGAAATAATAGACTCAACAGAACCAGGACTTGATATACAAGTAGAGTCTTCTGATAAAACAAAATCTAGAACGGTTGAAAAGTCAGAAACTGTGAGCGATACAAATAAAAAAGAATTAATTCCACTTATAATAGGAGCTCTTGTATATATTTTTGGTATATATCAAACAGCAACAGGATTTGAAAGTCAATTTAGCAATATAGTATTTATAGTTGCTTATGTGATAGTAGGTGGAGATGTACTTTTAAGAGCAATAAGAAATATATCAAAAGGAAGAGTATTTGATGAAAACTTCTTAATGGCTCTAGCAACAGTAGGGGCATTATTAATAGGAGAACTATCAGAAGCAGTAGGAGTTATGCTTTTCTATAAGGTAGGAGAGTATTTACAAGGTGTTGCGGTTGGAAAGTCTAGAAAGTCTATAACTTCACTTATGCAAATAAGACCAGATTATGCAAACCTAAAAGTTAACTCTGAAGTGAAAGTAGTATCTCCAGAAGAAGTAAATATAGGTGATATAATAGTAGTAAAACCTGGTGAAAAAGTGCCATTGGATGGTGTAGTAGTAGATGGAGTATCTATGTTAGACACTTCTGCACTTACAGGTGAGTCTGTATTAAGGGAAGTTGAAAAAGGAGACGAAATTTTATCAGGTGTTATAAATAAGAATGCTTTACTTACTATTGAGGTTACAAAGAGCTTTGGAGAGTCAACAGTTTCAAAAATACTTGACCTTGTTGAAAATTCTAGCATTAAAAAATCAAAAACAGAAAATTTTATATCTAAATTTTCAAGATACTATACTCCAGTAGTAGTTATAGCTGCTTTATTGATAGCATTTGTACCACCACTTGTTATTTCAGGTGAAGTATTTAGTGATTGGCTATACAGAGGGTTGATATTCTTAGTTGTTTCTTGTCCTTGTGCATTAGTTTTATCAATACCACTTAGTTTCTTTAGTGGGATTGGATTTGCATCTAAAAATGGAATACTTATAAAGGGAAGTAATTACTTAGAGGCTTTAAGAAGTGTAGATACAGTAGTGTTTGACAAAACAGGAACTCTTACTAAAGGTGTGTTTAATGTAACTAAGTTAAATCCTGTGGGAATATCAGAAGAAGAATTATTGCAATATGCAGTTCTTGCAGAAGTAAATTCAAATCATCCAATAGCAAAGTCTATATTAAGCTACTATAGTAAAAAAATTGATTTAAATACAATAGATAGTTATGAGGAAATAGCAGCCTATGGAATCAGAGTAAAATACAATGGTCAACTTATATTGGCAGGTAATGAAAAACTTATGAAAAAGGAAAATATACTCTATTCACCAGCTAAAGAAGTAGGAACAGTAGTGTATATTGCTGTTGATAAAATGTATAGAGGTTATATAGTTATATCTGATGAGATAAAAGAAGATAGTAAAAATGCCATAAGAAGTTTAAAATCAATAGGAGTAAAAAAAGTTGTAATGTTAACTGGAGATAATGAAAAAGTAGCAAAAAACATTGCTAAAGAGTTGGAGTTAGATACAGTTTACTCTAATTTACTTCCTAATGAAAAGGTAGATAGACTAGAAGAGTTGTATGAAGGTAGAACAGAAAAAGAAAAAATAGCTTTTGTTGGTGATGGAATAAATGATGCACCAGTTTTAGCCAGAGCGGATGTTGGTATAGCAATGGGAGGTTTAGGTTCAGATGCAGCTATTGAAGCAGCAGATGTGGTACTTATGACAGATGAACCAAGTAAAATATCTAAAGCCATTGAAATAGCAAATAAGACTAATAAGATAGTATGGCAAAATATAATATTTGCTCTAGGTGTAAAAGTTATAGTTATGGCATTAGGAGCTGGAGGAATAGCTACTATGTGGGAGGCTATATTTGCTGATGTAGGGGTAGCACTTATTGCAGTACTAAATGCTATGAGAGCTATGAGATAA
- a CDS encoding cytoplasmic protein: MKKVLIVGESWVKNITHIKGFDTFVTTHYEEAVKWLKEAVESGGYEAVHMPAHVAADSFPYKLEELNEYDCIILSDIGSNTFLLSNSTFIDCNSKPDRLELVKEYVNSGGALIMVGGYMSFTGIDAKARFGETAIKDVLPITMIDKDDRVEKPAGITPVVVDSEHPVLKDIPKEWPQFLGYNKTIAKDNCPVLATIGGDPFVAVGEFGKGKSAIFSSDCAPHWGPREFTDWKYYNKLWVNMLDWLTC, encoded by the coding sequence ATGAAAAAAGTATTAATAGTAGGGGAATCGTGGGTAAAAAATATAACTCATATAAAGGGATTTGACACATTTGTTACAACACATTATGAAGAAGCAGTAAAATGGTTAAAAGAAGCAGTAGAGTCTGGAGGATATGAAGCAGTTCATATGCCTGCACATGTAGCAGCAGACAGTTTTCCATATAAATTGGAAGAGTTAAATGAGTATGATTGTATAATATTATCTGATATAGGTTCTAATACATTCTTATTATCTAATAGTACATTTATAGATTGTAATAGTAAACCAGATAGACTTGAGTTAGTTAAAGAGTATGTAAATAGTGGTGGAGCATTAATCATGGTAGGTGGATATATGTCATTTACAGGTATAGATGCAAAAGCTAGATTTGGAGAAACTGCTATCAAAGATGTATTGCCAATAACAATGATAGATAAAGATGATAGGGTTGAAAAACCAGCAGGAATAACTCCAGTCGTTGTTGATTCTGAACATCCAGTTTTAAAAGATATACCAAAGGAATGGCCACAGTTTTTAGGATATAATAAGACAATAGCTAAAGATAATTGTCCTGTGCTAGCGACTATTGGAGGAGACCCATTTGTAGCTGTTGGCGAATTTGGAAAAGGAAAATCTGCTATCTTTAGTTCTGATTGTGCACCTCATTGGGGTCCAAGAGAATTTACTGATTGGAAATATTATAATAAATTATGGGTTAATATGCTTGATTGGTTAACATGCTAA
- a CDS encoding sugar ABC transporter ATP-binding protein, with the protein MSNIILKLSNIAKEFPGVRALDNVNFELFHGEVHALLGENGAGKSTMIKILTGAHAKTAGKFIFEGKEIENISPDISKKIGINAIYQELTVFDELTVAQNIFMGKEINGKVLTNDKKMNEESKKIFDNMGIDINPSSLVKELSIAQKQMVEIARVLSSETKVLIMDEPTSSISKKETEILFRLINDLKSSGVSIIYISHRMEELFEICDRITIMRDGKTISTLNTKEVSSEEELVNLMIDRKLDQFFPKRKVEIKEEIMRVENLTKNNVFNNVSFNIRKGEILGIGGLVGSKRSEIVEAIFGLRTYSSGKIYLNNKEIKFKTPSDAIENGLGLITEDRKGTGLFLQMSVKENTTMAGLKKVSKFKSVIDRKKEKEVLEKYIEALKIKTPHMNQVIQSLSGGNQQKAIIARWLLLQPDILIMDEPTRGIDVNAKAEIYNLMGDLVEDGVSIIMISSEIPELISMSDRIMVMREGHISGFLEGEEMVENNVLKLAFGGKINEFNN; encoded by the coding sequence ATGAGTAATATAATTCTAAAGTTAAGTAATATTGCTAAGGAATTTCCTGGAGTTAGGGCGTTGGATAATGTTAATTTTGAGTTATTTCATGGCGAAGTTCATGCACTACTGGGTGAAAATGGTGCTGGTAAATCAACAATGATAAAGATTTTAACTGGTGCACATGCAAAGACTGCTGGTAAATTTATTTTTGAAGGAAAAGAGATAGAAAATATATCACCAGATATTTCTAAAAAAATAGGTATAAATGCCATATATCAAGAATTAACAGTATTTGATGAATTGACAGTAGCACAAAATATTTTTATGGGAAAAGAAATAAATGGCAAGGTCTTAACTAATGATAAAAAAATGAATGAAGAATCTAAAAAGATTTTTGACAATATGGGAATAGATATAAATCCAAGTAGCTTAGTCAAAGAACTTAGTATAGCTCAAAAGCAAATGGTTGAAATAGCAAGAGTTTTATCATCAGAAACTAAGGTATTGATAATGGATGAGCCAACATCTTCAATAAGTAAAAAAGAAACTGAGATACTTTTTAGACTTATAAATGATTTAAAGAGTAGTGGAGTTAGTATAATATATATTTCTCATAGAATGGAAGAACTTTTTGAGATTTGTGACAGAATAACTATAATGCGAGATGGGAAAACGATTTCGACTTTGAATACCAAAGAAGTATCATCTGAGGAAGAATTAGTTAATTTAATGATAGATAGAAAATTAGACCAATTTTTCCCTAAAAGAAAGGTAGAAATCAAAGAAGAAATTATGAGGGTAGAAAATCTAACTAAAAACAATGTTTTTAATAATGTCAGCTTTAATATAAGAAAAGGAGAAATTTTAGGAATAGGTGGATTAGTTGGAAGCAAGAGAAGTGAAATCGTAGAGGCTATATTTGGACTTAGAACATATAGTTCTGGGAAAATATATTTAAATAATAAAGAAATTAAATTTAAAACACCATCGGATGCAATTGAAAATGGTTTAGGTTTGATAACAGAAGATAGAAAGGGCACTGGATTATTTTTACAGATGAGTGTCAAAGAAAATACAACTATGGCAGGATTAAAGAAAGTATCTAAATTTAAATCAGTTATAGATAGAAAAAAAGAAAAAGAAGTTTTAGAAAAATACATAGAAGCTTTAAAAATAAAGACTCCACATATGAATCAGGTTATACAGAGCTTAAGTGGTGGTAACCAACAAAAAGCTATAATAGCCAGATGGCTTTTATTACAACCAGACATATTAATTATGGATGAACCGACTAGAGGTATAGATGTAAATGCTAAAGCAGAGATATACAATCTAATGGGTGACTTGGTAGAGGATGGCGTAAGTATCATAATGATATCTTCAGAGATACCAGAGTTGATATCAATGAGTGACAGGATAATGGTTATGAGAGAGGGTCATATAAGTGGCTTTTTAGAAGGTGAAGAAATGGTTGAAAATAATGTATTAAAATTGGCTTTTGGAGGTAAAATTAATGAGTTCAATAACTAA